A portion of the Harpia harpyja isolate bHarHar1 chromosome 15, bHarHar1 primary haplotype, whole genome shotgun sequence genome contains these proteins:
- the BLOC1S1 gene encoding biogenesis of lysosome-related organelles complex 1 subunit 1, whose amino-acid sequence MLSRLLKEHQARQSERRELQERRRREAIAAATRLTEALVDHLNVGVAQAYINQRKLDHEVKTLQVQAAQFAKQTGQWITMVENFNQALKEIGDVENWARSIEMDMRTIATALEYVYKGQLQPSCS is encoded by the exons ATGCTGTCCCGGTTGCTGAAGGAGCACCAGGCGCGGCAGAGCGAACGGCGGGAGCTGCAGG AGCGGCGGCGCAGGGAGGCCATCGCCGCCGCCACCCGCCTGACCGAGGCCCTGGTCGATCACCTCAACGTGGG ggtGGCACAGGCGTACATCAACCAGCGGAAGCTGGACCACGAGGTGAAGACGCTGCAGGTGCAGGCGGCCCAGTTCGCCAAGCAGACTGGGCAGTGGATCACCATGGTGGAGAACTTCAACCAGGCCCTCAAG GAGATCGGCGACGTGGAGAACTGGGCTCGCAGCATCGAGATGGACATGCGGACCATCGCCACCGCCCTGGAGTACGTCTACAaggggcagctccagccctcctgctcCTGA
- the RDH5 gene encoding LOW QUALITY PROTEIN: retinol dehydrogenase 5 (The sequence of the model RefSeq protein was modified relative to this genomic sequence to represent the inferred CDS: deleted 3 bases in 3 codons), which translates to MWLYLLLAALAWVLGWLVRDRRTLPSVKDKHVFITGCDSGFGNLLARRLAHRGYRVLAACLTQKGADSLQRGCSGHLRTTLLDVTRSDSIRQAVEWVRAEVGEKGLFGLVNNAGVANPIGPTEWMRMEDYRQVMAVNAFGAIEVTLQFLPLLKRARGRVVNTSSVLGRLSANGGGYCISKYCIEAFSDSLRRDMYHFGVKVSIVEPGFFKTAVTNLESIEASLRQLWDRLAPETRLSYGEDFFHKYLKVQRLIMNVICDADLGKVTRCMEHALGARHPRTRYSAGWDAKLLWLPASYLPACLVDFALATILPKPAHRVR; encoded by the exons ATGTGGCTGTACCTCTTGCTGGCGGCACTGgcctgggtgctgggctggctggTGCGGGACCGCCGGACCCTGCCTTCCGTCAAGGACAAGCACGTCTTCATCACCGGCTGCGACAGCGGCTTCGGCAACCTGCTGGCGCGGCGACTGGCCCACCGGGGCTACCGGGTGCTGGCCGCCTGCCTGACCCAGAAAGGGGCCGACAGCCTCCAGCGGGGCTGCTCCGGTCACCTCCGCACCACCCTGCTCGATGTCACC CGCTCCGACAGCATCCGTCAGGCCGTCGAGTGGGTGCGGGCAGAGGTGGGCGAGaaag GTCTCTTTGGGCTGGTGAAC AACGCCGGGGTGGCCAACCCCATCGGCCCCACGGAGTGGATGAGGATGGAGGACTACCGCCAGGTCATGGCCGTCAACGCCTTCGGGGCCATCGAGGTGACGCTCCAATTCCTGCCCCTGCTGAAACGGGCGAGG GGCCGGGTGGTGAACACCTCCAGCGTGCTGGGTCGCCTCTCCGCCAACGGCGGCGGCTACTGCATCTCCAAATACTGCATCGAGGCCTTCTCCGACAGCCTGCG GCGTGACATGTACCACTTCGGGGTGAAGGTCAGCATCGTGGAGCCCGGCTTCTTCAAGACGGCGGTGACCAACTTGGAGAGCATCGAGGCGTCCCTGCGCCAGCTCTGGGACCGCCTGGCGCCCGAGACACGGCTCAGCTACGGCGAGGATTTCTTCCACAAGT ACCTCAAGGTGCAGCGGCTCATCATGAACGTCATCTGCGACGCCGACCTCGGCAAGGTGACCCGCTGCATGGAGCACGCGTTGGGCGCCCGGCACCCGCGCACCCGCTACAGCGCCGGCTGGGACGCCAAACTGCTCTGGCTGCCAGCCTCCTACCTGCCCGCCTGCCTCGTCGACTTCGCCCTGGCCACCATCCTGCCCAAGCCGGCCCACCGCGTCCGCTAG
- the CD63 gene encoding LOW QUALITY PROTEIN: CD63 antigen (The sequence of the model RefSeq protein was modified relative to this genomic sequence to represent the inferred CDS: inserted 1 base in 1 codon; deleted 1 base in 1 codon), which produces MISEDTEEQRRRTDHGVEGGMKCVKFLVFIFNFIFWVCGVALIAIGIYAQTALDKALTVSSSSASSTPVAILVLGIIIFFISFFGCCGAWKESYCMVTTFAVLLSIIFXVEIAAAIAGYVFKDKVRSVLEEGLWDAMRKYGEDKPLTEAVDELQGDFGCCGANNYTDWFTIERFEVNNTVPRSCCRINTTSCNIHPSPATIYEKGCLQSIEAWMKKNILIVAAVALGIAFFEILGIIFACCLMKGIRSGYEVM; this is translated from the exons ATGATTTCCGAGGACACGGAGGAGCAGCGGCGCCG GACGGACCATGGCGTCGAGGGCGGGATGAAATGTGTGAAGTTCCTGGTTTTTATCTTCAACTTCATCTTCTGG gtatGCGGCGTGGCCCTCATCGCCATCGGCATCTACGCCCAGACGGCCCTCGATAAGGCGCTGACGGTCAGCAGCTCCTCCGCCTCCAGCACCCCCGTTGCCATCCTGGTGCTGGgcatcatcatcttcttcatctccttcttcGGCTGCTGCGGCGCCTGGAAGGAGAGTTACTGCATGGTCACCACG TTCGCCGTCCTGCTCAGCATCATCT TGGTGGAGATCGCCGCCGCCATCGCCGGATACGTCTTTAAGGACAAG gTCCGCTCCGTGCTGGAGGAAGGGCTGTGGGACGCCATGCGCAAGTACGGGGAGGACAAACCCTTGACGGAGGCGGTGGATGAGCTCCAGGGGGAT tTCGGTTGCTGCGGAGCCAACAACTACACCGACTGGTTCACCATCGAGCGGTTCGAGGTCAACAACACGGTGCCCCGGTCCTGCTGC CGCATCAACACCACCTCCTGCAACATCCACCCCAGCCCCGCTACGATCTACGAGAAG gGCTGCCTCCAGAGCATCGAAGCCTGGATGAAGAAGAACATCCTCATCGTGGCCGCGGTCGCGCTGGGCATCGCCTTCTTCGAG ATCCTGGGCATCATCTTCGCTTGCTGCCTGATGAAGGGCATCCGCAGCGGCTATGAGGTCATGTAG
- the INPP1 gene encoding LOW QUALITY PROTEIN: inositol polyphosphate 1-phosphatase (The sequence of the model RefSeq protein was modified relative to this genomic sequence to represent the inferred CDS: inserted 1 base in 1 codon; deleted 2 bases in 2 codons), with product MAGLLQALVGASEKAAHIARLCRREEPLFQLLVAEKTGADRNRRFLQDFKTLADVLIQEVIKHDLGKEFPELRGHIHGEESNEFKNGQGETVAVRVCATPGDTAALLLSVLEPERAAAELLAAAVHRDVALEDVELAGVALSIPPQDLAIWIDPIDSTNEYIAGREDVAPVDGIAPAGLCSALVLVGAYDRQTGCPVLGVINEPFFRRDPLTPQVPAPAGWARPDPGPQRPGEPGDPATGSALRVPVPRRWQGRYHWGVAYGDTRLCSLSPPPPRPAPCVVLSRAEGGAVRAALGPLCGDRLRFAAGAGYKMLCVILGLADSYVLSEGSTFAWDACAPHAILRALGXGVVALAGALRERRAGDTGPPPELVYNRPAEGAVGAERWANRGGLVAYAHPGHLEAVLAALAAVPGL from the exons ATGGCGGGGCTGCTGCAGGCGCTGGTGGGTGCCTCGGAGAAGGCGGCGCACATCGCCCGGCTGTGCCGGCGAGAAGAGCCCCTCTTCCAGCTGCTGGTGGCCGAGAAGACGGGGGCCGACAGGAACAGAAGGTTCCTGCAGGACTTCAAGACGCTGGCGGACGTCCTCATCCAGGAGGTCATCAAGCACGACCTGGGGAAGGAG TTCCCCGAGCTGCGGGGCCACATCCATGGCGAGGAGTCCAACGAGTTCAAGAACGGGCAGG gggagaCGGTGGCGGTGCGGGTCTGCGCCACGCCGGGAGACACCGCCGCCCTGCTGCTCTCCGTGCTGGAGCCCGAGCGGGCGGCCGCCGAGCTGCTGGCGGCCGCCGTGCACCGGGACGTGGCGCTGGAGGACGTGGAGTTGGCCGGCGTGGCGCTCAGCATCCCCCCTCAGGACCTGGCCATCTGGATAGACCCCATCG ACTCCACCAACGAGTACATC GCGGGGCGCGAGGACGTGGCTCCCGTCGACGGCATCGCCCCGGCGGGGCTGTGCTCGGCGCTGGTGCTCGTCGGGGCCTACGACCGGCAGAcgggctgccccgtgctgggcGTCATCAACGAGCCCTTCTTCCGCCGGGACCCCCTGACCCCGCAGGTACCGGCACCGGCTGGGTGGGCACGGCCAGATCCCGGCCCCCAAAGGCCGGGAGAGCCTGGGGACCCGGCGACGGGGTCCGCGCTCAGGGTGCCCGTCCCCCGCAGGTGGCAGGGGAGGTACCACTGGGGCGTCGCGTACGGGGACACGCGGCTGTGCTCGctgagccccccgccgccgcgccccgcgccctGCGTGGTGCTGAGCCGAGCGGAGGGTGGAGCGGTGCGGGCAGCCCTGGGCCCCCTCTGCGGTGACCGCCTGCGCttcgccgccggtgccggctacaaGATGCTCTGCGTCATCCTGGGACTGGCGGACTCCTACGTCCTCTCCGAGGGCAGCACCTTCGCCTGGGACGCCTGTGCCCCCCACGCCATCCTGCGGGCCCTGG GGGGTGTCGTGGCCCTGGCGGGGGCCCTGCGGGAGCGGCGAGCGGGCGACACC GGCCCCCCCCCCGAGCTGGTCTACAACCGCCCGGCGGAGGGGGCGGTGGGGGCCGAGCGCTGGGCAAACCGGGGTGGCCTCGTGGCCTATGCCCACCCCGGGCACTTGGAGGCCGTGCTGGCCGCGCTGGCCGCCGTGCCGGGGCTCTGA